A single Nicotiana tabacum cultivar K326 unplaced genomic scaffold, ASM71507v2 Un00171, whole genome shotgun sequence DNA region contains:
- the LOC107760028 gene encoding uncharacterized protein LOC107760028 yields MDHRSHQQQQMTSGLTRYRSAPSSYFSSLLSSNNPTAVVSGGGNCGYARDDFDQLLNSRASNTDDVKQVFDRFVANIDPQDLNPNNGLIGDTQQIQQNHMSNMNVRSEGVAPTKQEHEQSQARQSQNSQFIAAVKQETQQNSDYSLASQMNYQTQAQQNDNSDLTSAMDNFARFLGAADSNRLNQTKMDGGFGAGSSNSNLTRYNSSPAGFFAQFDIENEYGAMRGIGGYGAGGNAAAEASFPTPNRFSSQTALQSGQPPSSGLLAPISVFGAKSIEEGRAGDESFGKGHKNDESYMTVFPMPSWDDSQMLTDDFLQVPEDNEAEPFSNVNASDNQSSEGRARPPTLLSHLSLPQTSAELSAMEKLLQDSVPCKVRAKRGCATHPRSIAERVRRTRISDRMRKLQDLVPNMDKQTNTADMLDFAADYIKELETQVKALSERRSKCTCSNKIEDHIQK; encoded by the exons ATGGATCATAGAAGTCATCAGCAGCAACAGATGACTTCTGGCTTAACTCGATATCGATCCGCTCCGAGTTCTTATTTTTCCAGTCTTTTGAGTAGTAATAATCCTACTGCTGTTGTTAGTGGAGGTGGTAATTGTGGTTATGCAAGAGATGATTTTGATCAGTTGCTCAATTCTCGTGCTTCGAATACTGATGATGTAAAGCAAGTTTTCGATAGATTTGTGGCTAATATTGATCCCCAAGATTTGAATCCGAATAATGGCCTAATTGGTGATACTCAGCAAATTCAGCAAAATCACATGAGTAATATGAATGTTAGATCAGAGGGTGTAGCTCCTACGAAACAAGAACATGAGCAAAGCCAAGCGCGACAGAGTCAGAATTCGCAGTTTATTGCAGCAGTGAAACAAGAAACTCAGCAAAATAGTGATTATTCTTTGGCttcacaaatgaattatcaaactCAAGCTCAACAAAATGACAATTCGGACCTTACGTCGGCCATGGATAATTTTGCCAGATTTTTGGGTGCGGCAGATTCAAATCGTTTGAACCAGACGAAAATGGATGGTGGATTTGGTGCTGGTAGTAGTAATTCAAATCTTACTCGTTATAACAGTTCGCCTGCTGGATTCTTTGCACAATTTGATATTGAAAATG AATATGGTGCAATGAGAGGCATAGGGGGTTATGGAGCTGGTGGTAATGCTGCTGCCGAAGCATCATTTCCCACTCCAAACAGGTTTAGTAGTCAAACGGCTCTCCAATCCGGACAACCGCCTTCTTCGGGGCTATTAGCTCCAATCTCTGTATTTGGAGCTAAAAGCATAGAAGAGGGCCGAGCAGGCGATGAAAGTTTTGGTAAAGGCCATAAAAATGATGAGAGTTACATGACAGTTTTCCCCATGCCTTCTTGGGATGATTCACAAATGTTGACTGATGATTTCCTTCAAGTACCAGAAGATAATGAGGCCGAGCCGTTCTCCAATGTAAATGCATCTGATAATCAG AGTAGTGAAGGTCGAGCTCGCCCTCCCACTCTGTTGTCTCATCTAAGTTTGCCTCAAACCTCAGCGGAGTTATCCGCCATGGAGAAGCTCTTGCAAGATTCAGTACCTTGTAAAGTCAGAGCAAAAAGAGGTTGTGCCACTCATCCTCGTAGCATCGCTGAAAGG GTAAGAAGAACGCGAATTAGCGACAGAATGAGGAAGCTGCAAGATCTTGTTCCCAATATGGACAAG CAAACAAACACAGCAGATATGTTGGACTTTGCAGCTGACTACATTAAAGAACTAGAGACACAAGTCAAG GCACTATCCGAAAGGCGTTCGAAGTGTACATGCTCGAATAAAATAGAAGATCACATTCAAAAATGA